The following are from one region of the Coccinella septempunctata chromosome 7, icCocSept1.1, whole genome shotgun sequence genome:
- the LOC123317501 gene encoding uncharacterized protein LOC123317501: protein MVRLPLKSSSNLLGSSRQRAFRCLQGQFRKFEGNQEYCQLYKDFLTEYEQLKHMKKAPSDISHPRYYLPHHGILKPDSSSTKLRVVFNGSSPTSTGLSLNDIMHTGAKLQLDVIDVLFWVRRFKFVFSTDITKMYREIMVHPDDWDLQCILWRNSEDEIATYHLTTVTYGTKAAPFLAIRVLLQLIEDEGHKYPLAIPPLTKGRYVDDIYGGSDTKEELSEIAIDLKNLCMAGGLPLAKWQSNSPSTLKMVTEEEMIPSPISFDDCPTSTKLLGLLWYPQEDYFSFKINSSSSGSVVTKRTMLSHIAQLFDPLGLVSPVTIKAKMLLQELWLQKLSWDEPLSPQLTERWCNIREEGRHPRKYYHRTSRLL from the exons atggtaagactcccattaaaatcatcATCTAATCTTTTGGGATCTTCCAGACAACGTGCCTTCCGATGCCTCCAAGGACAATTTCGCAAGTTCGAGGGAAACCAAGAATATTGCCAGCTCTACAAGGACTTCCTCACTGAATACGAACAACTCAAGCACATGAAGAAGGCTCCCTCAGACATCTCGCATCCCAGATACTATTTGCCGCATCATGGAATTCTCAAACCagacagctcctccaccaaattgcgagtagtgttcaatggttccagtcccacctcaacaggcctctcactgaacgacatcatgcacacaggagcgaaacttcagttagatgtgattgatgtattgttctgggtacgtcgctttaaatttgtgttttccacagacatcACGAAGATGTACAGAGAGATCATGGTGCATCCAGACGATTGGGATCTCCAATGCATTCTCTGGCGAAACTCAGAAGATGAGATAGCGACGTACCACCTCACCACCGTCACCTATGGAACCAAGGCTGCTCCTTTCTTGGCCATTCGAGTCCTCCTCCAGCTCATCGAAGATGAAGGTCACAAGTATCCACTCGCCATTCCACCACTCACCAAAGgtcgctatgttgatgatatctatGGTGGTTCAGACACGAAAGAAGAACTCTCAGAAATCGCTATCGACCTGAAAAATCTCTGCATGGCGGGCGGCCTCCCCTTAGCAAAGTGGCAATCGAACTCTCCTAGTACGCTCAAGATGGTAACCGAGGAAGAAATGATACCATCGCCGATCTCATTTGACGACTGTCCTACTTCAACGAAACTTCTAGGCCTACTCTGGTATCCTCAAGAGGATTACTTCTCATTCAAGATCAACTCAAGCTCATCTGGGTCTGTggtaactaaacgtactatgttatctcatatcgctcaactctttgatccacttggtttagtatcccctgtcacgatcaaggccaaaatgttgttgcaggaactttGGCTCCAGAAACTGTCATGGGACGAACCACTGTCACCTCAACTCACAGAAAGATGGTGCAACATCAGAGAAGA GGGTAGGCACCCAAGAAAATACTACCATAGAACTtcacggcttctctga